In the Penaeus chinensis breed Huanghai No. 1 chromosome 31, ASM1920278v2, whole genome shotgun sequence genome, one interval contains:
- the LOC125042086 gene encoding craniofacial development protein 2-like: MKPNALWVRPGGHKAKARKPDRKSPQSPGQRPGNRRWCSLETHPTEGNGKPLLYLPRKVMEMHSLQDNPNDVNGAMSTGNGSSLGKDCYVRQVAPDRQQATVCNKETIRIGTWNVRTMLQSGKLENVKQEMARMKINILGVCETRWKHTGDFQTDNYRMIYSGGEKHEHGVGVILDEERAKCVMGHWELSDRVMLVKLKGNPFNISIIMVYAPTSDSSEEEIDQFYDTLEKAKEQCKSQELIIVMGDLNAKVGNAQEGSEGMVGKHGLGVRNERGDRWVQWCAAHGQVITNTCFQEHPRRLWTWRKPGGDVKNQIDYITINSRFRNAVKQSKAYPGADCGSDHNPVICKLMVKLKKLKPAKVVPRLHYGALQSDPKLKEKYSVAVKNRFQALLQDGETLWESLKNALVVTAKEVIPKREKTSKRKWMTKEIMELMKKRQTIVKWNSEEYKQLDREIKIKCQEAKEAWVNAKCEEIEQYKNTDPASMHKQIKDLAGKKTCSSSGCLRAKDGTIILEKEKILERWTEYIQELFHDNRREKPLIEKNMDGPQILKSEVRAAVGKMRKNKAAGPDEIVTEMVTAMEDFGIEKLTEV; this comes from the exons ATGAAACCCAATGCCTTGTGGGTTAGACCGGGAGGTCATAAGGCTAAGGCAAGAAAGCCTGACAGAAAATCCCCACAGAGTCCA GGTCAACGGCCAGGCAACAGGAGATGGTGCTCTCTGGAAACACACCCGACAGAAGGCAATGGCAAACCACTGTTGTACTTGCCAAGAAAAGTCATGGAAATGCACAGCTTACAGGATAACCCGAACGACGTGAATGGGGCCATGTCAACAGGCAATGGCTCCTCGCTCGGTAAGGATTGCTATGTGCGACAGGTAGCGCCTGACCGTCAACAAGCGACTGTCTGCAACAAGGAGACCATCAGAATCGGAACATGGAATGTGCGGACAATGCTTCAAAGTGGTAAACTAGAGAATGTCAAGCAGGAGATGGCAAGGATGAAGATTAACATACTCGGAGTCTGCGAAACAAGATGGAAGCACACTGGAGATTTTCAAACGGACAACTACAGGATGATATACTCAGGAGGTGAAAAGCATGAACATGGAGTAGGGGTCATAttagatgaagagagagcgaagtgTGTGATGGGACACTGGGAACTGTCAGACAGAGTAATGCTGGTGAAACTCAAAGGAAATCCTTTTAACATCAGTATAATAATGGTTTATGCGCCAACATCAGACAGCAGCGAAGAAGAGATTGACCAGTTCTACGATACTCTGGAGAAAGCCAAGGAACAATGCAAATCACAGGAACTTATAATTGTGATGGGGGATCTCAATGCAAAAGTAGGTAATGCtcaggaaggaagtgaaggaatggTCGGCAAACATGGGCTTGgagtaagaaatgaaagaggagacagaTGGGTGCAGTGGTGTGCAGCACATGGTCAAGTCATTACCAACACATGTTTTCAAGAACACCCAAGACGATTATGGACATGGAGAAAACCAGGAGGAGATGTCAAGAACCAAATTGATTACATTACCATCAACAGCAGATTCAGAAACGCAGTTAAGCAATCAAAAGCATATCCAGGTGCTGACTGCGGGAGCGACCATAACCCAGTCATCTGTAAATTAATGGTAAAGTTAAAGAAATTGAAGCCGGCAAAGGTTGTTCCAAGGCTGCATTACGGAGCGCTGCAAAGCGACCCTAAACTGAAAGAAAAGTATTCAGTGGCGGTAAAGAACCGGTTCCAGGCATTGTTACAAGATGGAGAAACTCTGTGGGAATCGCTAAAGAACGCTCTGGTCGTAACAGCCAAGGAAGTAATACCGAAAAGGGAGAAGACATCCAAAAGGAAGTGGATGACAAAGGAGATCATGGAACttatgaaaaagagacagactatAGTCAAGTGGAACAGTGAGGAATACAAGCAGCTTGACAGAGAGATCAAGATCAAATGCCAAGAAGCCAAGGAGGCATGGGTAAACGCAAAGTGTGAAGAAATTGAGCAATACAAGAACACAGACCCAGCATCCATGCACAAGCAAATCAAAGATCTTGCAGGGAAGAAAACCTGTTCTTCATCGGGTTGTTTGAGAGCGAAAGATGGAACCATTattttggagaaagaaaagatactggAAAGATGGACAGAATACATCCAGGAACTGTTCCAcgacaacagaagagagaagccATTAATCGAGAAGAACATGGACGGGCCACAGATATTAAAATCGGAAGTGAGGGCAGCAgttggaaagatgaggaagaacaagGCAGCGGGGCCAGATGAGATAGTTACAGAAATGGTCACGGCAATGGAAGACTTTGGGATTGAAAAACTTACGGAAGTCTGA